The following coding sequences lie in one Burkholderia cepacia genomic window:
- a CDS encoding type II secretion system F family protein — MYSAMIWVLAVAMLCVASALMLWRQAETRRVRTDAKRFIDSRLEPGARAVAPAVRPAASAAPRTVSPSGGVRNAVSSAFWMHWYAVATEYLTNLGSRAGIEGARGKAIVALALLVVISTIAGSRGGALACFAALVCGSAIFGIWLTSRIQRRRLKIVRQIPSFLDGIVRLVTLGNSVPAAFQAALLTTEEPLRGCLDHVSRMLRTGVEIDRAMLHIAKIYRTQEFELLGSVLRLSVKYGGRADVMLDRMAVFMRDLEQAERELTAMSAETRLSAFVLVMLPIAIGSFVVMTNPKYLEGMWIDPGGRMLLIFAFLMQVAGSVWLYRMARLR, encoded by the coding sequence ATGTATAGCGCGATGATCTGGGTGCTCGCGGTCGCGATGCTGTGCGTTGCATCGGCACTGATGCTGTGGCGGCAGGCGGAAACCCGGCGCGTGCGCACCGATGCGAAGCGCTTCATCGACAGTCGGCTTGAACCTGGGGCACGTGCGGTCGCACCGGCCGTAAGACCGGCGGCATCCGCTGCGCCGCGGACCGTGTCGCCATCCGGTGGTGTGCGCAATGCGGTGTCCAGTGCTTTCTGGATGCACTGGTATGCGGTCGCGACGGAGTATCTGACCAACCTCGGAAGCCGTGCCGGGATCGAAGGCGCACGCGGCAAGGCGATCGTCGCACTGGCGCTTCTCGTCGTGATTTCAACGATCGCGGGTAGCCGCGGTGGCGCGCTCGCGTGTTTCGCTGCGCTTGTCTGCGGGAGCGCGATTTTTGGCATCTGGCTCACCTCGCGAATCCAGCGTCGGCGACTGAAAATCGTGCGGCAGATCCCGTCGTTTCTCGACGGGATCGTCCGACTGGTGACGCTTGGCAACAGCGTGCCGGCCGCATTTCAGGCGGCACTTCTGACGACGGAGGAGCCGCTGCGCGGGTGTCTCGATCACGTGTCCCGGATGTTGCGTACGGGTGTCGAGATCGATCGCGCGATGCTCCATATCGCGAAGATCTACCGGACGCAAGAATTCGAACTTCTCGGATCAGTGCTGCGTTTGTCGGTCAAGTATGGCGGTCGTGCGGACGTAATGCTCGATCGCATGGCGGTGTTCATGCGTGACCTCGAGCAGGCGGAGCGCGAACTGACGGCGATGTCGGCGGAGACGCGGCTGTCGGCGTTCGTGCTCGTGATGCTGCCGATCGCGATCGGCAGTTTTGTCGTGATGACGAATCCGAAGTATCTGGAAGGAATGTGGATTGATCCGGGCGGACGAATGCTCCTCATCTTCGCGTTCCTGATGCAGGTTGCGGGTAGCGTGTGGTTGTATCGAATGGCTCGACTCAGGTGA
- a CDS encoding type II secretion system F family protein, which yields MTATQIGSVALALGALGVLLLGMVALLRASAASRAERALAEALDQRVAALEAAKMRTTADDGAGAKPEVRGRQRVERMLARLSTAGMRWLDTGFGKHIVAEEDRRLLEQCGYIDTRTRGLFLSARIACGIGLPLLFAIFASGHMKGGHWMIGMSAAIGFGFMLPKLYVRRRAAARRQSVVDELPLFVDMLRLLQGVGLSLDQSLQVVTNDFHGMMPVLSSEVGIAQRQFAAGRTRDQSMQRLSGGFDNEDLRAIARLMVQVDKHGGAVQEPLKQFGDRLRETRRSMLRERIGRLTVKMTGVMILTLLPALLIVTAGPGFLAVMHALSAHH from the coding sequence ATGACGGCAACTCAGATCGGATCGGTTGCTCTGGCGCTCGGTGCGCTAGGCGTGCTGTTGTTAGGAATGGTCGCGCTGCTGCGTGCGAGCGCGGCGTCGCGTGCCGAACGTGCGCTGGCCGAAGCGCTCGACCAGCGCGTGGCAGCACTCGAAGCGGCCAAGATGCGGACCACGGCGGATGATGGTGCCGGGGCGAAACCGGAGGTGCGCGGCCGCCAGCGCGTCGAGCGCATGCTTGCGCGATTGTCGACGGCGGGGATGCGCTGGCTCGATACCGGGTTCGGCAAGCACATTGTCGCGGAAGAGGATCGCCGTCTTCTCGAGCAATGCGGCTACATCGACACGCGCACGCGCGGACTGTTCCTGAGCGCGCGGATTGCTTGCGGGATCGGATTACCGCTTCTGTTCGCGATATTCGCCAGCGGACACATGAAGGGCGGACACTGGATGATCGGGATGTCCGCGGCAATCGGGTTCGGCTTCATGCTGCCGAAGCTTTACGTGCGGCGCCGTGCCGCCGCCCGTCGCCAAAGCGTCGTCGATGAACTGCCGCTGTTCGTCGACATGCTGCGCCTGTTGCAGGGCGTCGGGCTGTCGCTGGATCAAAGCCTGCAGGTCGTGACGAACGATTTCCACGGGATGATGCCGGTGCTGTCGTCCGAGGTCGGAATCGCACAACGTCAGTTTGCAGCGGGCCGCACGCGCGATCAGTCGATGCAGAGGTTGTCTGGTGGGTTCGACAACGAGGACTTGCGCGCGATTGCCCGGTTGATGGTGCAGGTCGACAAGCACGGCGGCGCGGTACAAGAGCCGCTCAAGCAGTTCGGCGACAGGCTGCGCGAGACGCGCCGCTCGATGCTCCGCGAGCGGATCGGTCGACTGACAGTGAAGATGACGGGTGTCATGATCCTGACACTGTTGCCCGCGCTGCTGATCGTGACAGCGGGACCCGGGTTTCTGGCAGTGATGCATGCGCTGTCGGCGCATCATTGA
- a CDS encoding tetratricopeptide repeat protein — translation MKRISRMARHASMATAVLLLGACATKESGYGVGAQAERAALIQAADQKQAVPDTPAMYLGLIQRMQAQGLYYASLAHIDAYDKAYGVSPDTILLRADALRMTDQPAASAAAYAQLLKTPLAARGYRGLGLIAGAAGDFGQAVQALTQASELAPTDASLLSDLAYAKLRNGDVVGARVPLMKAAELDQRNPKIVSNLTLYLLAAGRTQDAQRLMNQQHLPADIRKDILGDAAKIAAATRAQQHAVAMPPVVSRHTPNAPITPMANNFGYDQTVPLLQRFSQ, via the coding sequence ATGAAGCGGATCAGCAGGATGGCGAGGCATGCAAGTATGGCGACGGCGGTGCTGCTGCTTGGCGCTTGCGCGACCAAGGAAAGCGGGTACGGCGTCGGTGCACAGGCCGAGCGCGCGGCGCTGATTCAGGCGGCCGACCAGAAACAGGCGGTGCCGGATACGCCCGCGATGTATCTCGGTTTGATCCAGCGGATGCAGGCACAGGGTCTCTATTACGCGTCGCTTGCGCACATTGATGCGTACGACAAGGCGTACGGCGTGTCGCCGGATACGATCTTGCTGCGCGCGGACGCTTTGCGCATGACCGACCAGCCGGCTGCCAGCGCGGCCGCCTATGCGCAGTTGCTGAAGACGCCGCTCGCCGCGCGCGGTTACCGAGGTCTTGGGTTGATCGCCGGTGCGGCCGGCGATTTCGGTCAGGCGGTACAGGCACTGACGCAGGCGTCCGAACTCGCGCCGACGGACGCGTCGCTGCTGTCCGATCTCGCTTATGCGAAATTGCGTAACGGCGACGTGGTTGGCGCGCGGGTGCCGCTGATGAAGGCGGCGGAACTGGATCAACGCAATCCGAAGATCGTCAGCAACCTCACGCTGTATCTGCTCGCAGCCGGGCGCACTCAGGACGCGCAGCGCCTGATGAACCAGCAGCATCTGCCGGCGGATATCCGCAAGGACATCCTTGGCGATGCGGCAAAAATTGCAGCCGCGACACGTGCGCAGCAGCATGCGGTTGCGATGCCGCCGGTAGTGTCGCGGCACACCCCGAACGCACCAATCACACCGATGGCAAACAATTTCGGCTATGACCAGACTGTGCCGCTGCTGCAACGGTTTTCACAATGA
- a CDS encoding DUF3613 domain-containing protein: protein MNNKHYRNALAGRIVVLIAIMGMTMGAVAAQAQQGAAPAASDVDRSTKEWLSMQRDNRAAAPTQPMLGDVASLVYQRYLDSFKNKIPDSMSKQLGSSAGTSGSGQGAQ from the coding sequence ATGAACAATAAACATTATCGCAACGCGCTTGCGGGTCGCATCGTGGTGTTGATCGCGATCATGGGCATGACGATGGGTGCTGTAGCCGCACAGGCGCAACAGGGAGCTGCACCGGCTGCATCCGACGTCGATCGTTCGACGAAGGAGTGGCTTTCGATGCAGCGAGACAACCGCGCGGCGGCACCGACGCAGCCGATGCTCGGTGACGTTGCGTCACTGGTCTACCAGCGCTATCTCGATTCGTTCAAGAACAAGATTCCTGATTCGATGAGTAAGCAGCTCGGCTCGTCGGCTGGCACGTCGGGCAGTGGGCAGGGTGCGCAGTAA
- a CDS encoding pilus assembly protein TadG-related protein codes for MSMRANQLQTSRRQRGAIAVTAAILVTVAIIVLGALDVGNLYFQRRDLQRIADMAALAAAQSVDPVDIKCAGANQAAQNNANQNDSYPVGTSAPVVGTDQIVTSCGRWDPPTGSNVAYQAAAVGLTQFNAARVTINRQVNYSFIGLFSGAGRGSSTVSASSTARATAIDSFSVSATIASVNPVWLNAILTPLLGTSINLQVGDYQAIANANIRLIDIATAVGAGTVTGLTTTSIGTSSLLGKLVNLDLSTLQAGQNNNPGYVAQLQAGLAALNKIQIAKISNTTINLANQTNALLQVGLGNPDSAADATVNLLDLLTTTAQIANAGKAVSLSATLPLGANTATNVQLQILSPPSLAIGEAGQSNGVWRTQASSAQIGLFLNVQTPPLDVSIPGLPALLSAQLSGLNLPLYLVVGGPATAWLAATKCGPTVDTSSITIGAKPGIARLCVSAPPGGTLNLSNSGSCPAATGTLQIVNLNVILAGLTVLSLPVTANVGNPVLQVAGGESYSAPYGSNAGSTPPQFCADTANYSSSSPTCSNGWSRNPNWTTYSNQLGSQLAMALANLNLQSLNIALTLPLIGTINVPVPVSTLSSLLSSLLGPVLTSLDVLIVPLLNLLGVQVGQANVHQISLTCNAAQLVGQ; via the coding sequence ATGTCAATGCGCGCAAATCAATTACAAACGAGTCGGCGCCAGCGTGGCGCCATTGCGGTTACCGCGGCGATTTTGGTAACGGTTGCAATTATCGTTCTGGGAGCGCTCGACGTCGGAAACTTGTATTTCCAGCGGCGTGATTTGCAAAGGATCGCGGATATGGCTGCGTTAGCGGCCGCACAGTCGGTCGATCCAGTTGACATCAAGTGCGCCGGCGCGAATCAGGCGGCACAGAATAATGCTAACCAGAACGATTCCTATCCGGTTGGCACCAGTGCCCCGGTCGTCGGGACGGACCAGATCGTAACGAGTTGCGGACGCTGGGATCCGCCGACGGGAAGCAATGTCGCTTATCAAGCGGCGGCCGTGGGTCTGACACAATTCAATGCCGCTCGGGTCACGATAAATCGTCAGGTAAACTACTCGTTTATTGGATTGTTCTCTGGGGCAGGCCGCGGATCGTCGACCGTATCTGCAAGTTCTACTGCGCGGGCAACTGCAATCGATTCGTTCTCCGTCAGCGCGACGATCGCGAGCGTGAATCCAGTCTGGCTAAACGCTATTCTGACTCCATTACTCGGGACGAGCATCAACCTGCAGGTCGGCGATTATCAGGCGATCGCGAATGCAAACATCCGGCTGATCGATATCGCGACTGCTGTTGGCGCCGGCACTGTGACCGGGCTTACCACGACGTCCATCGGCACCTCATCCCTGCTGGGTAAACTGGTCAATCTTGACCTTAGTACATTGCAGGCTGGGCAGAACAACAATCCCGGATATGTCGCGCAGTTGCAGGCAGGGCTCGCTGCCCTGAACAAAATTCAGATAGCCAAGATCTCAAACACAACGATCAATTTGGCGAATCAGACAAATGCTCTTCTACAGGTAGGGCTCGGTAATCCCGATTCTGCAGCTGATGCGACCGTCAATTTGCTTGATCTATTGACAACGACGGCACAGATAGCGAACGCCGGGAAGGCGGTCTCCTTGAGCGCAACGTTGCCGCTCGGCGCGAATACTGCTACGAACGTGCAGTTGCAGATTCTGAGCCCACCGTCGTTGGCCATCGGCGAAGCCGGTCAGTCGAACGGTGTGTGGCGTACGCAGGCGTCGTCCGCCCAAATCGGGTTGTTCCTGAATGTGCAAACCCCACCGCTGGATGTTTCGATTCCAGGTCTTCCGGCGCTGCTTAGTGCACAGTTGAGCGGTCTCAACCTGCCTCTCTATCTGGTCGTGGGGGGACCTGCAACGGCATGGCTGGCGGCCACAAAATGCGGGCCGACTGTTGACACGTCCTCGATTACGATCGGCGCGAAGCCCGGCATCGCTCGTCTATGTGTAAGTGCGCCACCGGGAGGAACGCTCAACTTGAGCAATTCTGGTAGTTGCCCCGCTGCAACCGGGACACTGCAAATTGTGAACCTGAACGTCATTCTCGCGGGCCTCACGGTGCTGTCACTACCCGTAACGGCGAATGTCGGCAATCCGGTGCTTCAAGTGGCGGGTGGCGAATCCTATAGTGCGCCGTATGGCAGCAACGCCGGCAGTACGCCGCCGCAGTTCTGCGCCGACACAGCGAACTATTCGTCGTCGTCGCCGACATGTTCGAACGGCTGGTCGAGGAATCCGAACTGGACCACCTATTCGAATCAACTAGGGTCGCAATTGGCGATGGCGCTTGCGAATCTGAATCTGCAGTCGCTGAACATTGCTTTGACGCTACCCCTTATTGGAACGATTAATGTCCCGGTGCCAGTCAGTACGCTATCTTCTCTGCTCAGCAGTCTCCTTGGCCCGGTATTGACATCGCTCGACGTGCTGATCGTGCCGTTGCTCAATTTGCTTGGTGTTCAGGTCGGCCAAGCGAACGTCCATCAGATTTCGCTGACATGTAATGCCGCACAACTTGTCGGTCAGTAA
- a CDS encoding sigma 54-interacting transcriptional regulator, giving the protein MRTTPAIEELDLYVWEGKADIVDRVARCMASFDVEVIRADNAEISPERAALRPSLAIISVTMIEGGAAFLRDWQANIGMPVVWVGAARDHDASQYPPDYSHILPLDFTCAELRGMIGKLVTQLRAHSAETLQPSELVAHSESMQALLHEVDTFADCDTNVLLHGETGVGKERIAQLLHAKHSRYRHGEFVPVNCGAIPDGLFESLFFGHAKGSFTGAVVAHKGYFEQAGGGTLFLDEVGDLPLYQQVKLLRVLEDGAVLRVGATAPVKVDFRLVAASNKKLPQLVKEGLFRADLYYRLAVIELSIPSLEERGAVDKIALFKSFVAQVVGEERLAELSDLPYWLTDSVADSYFPGNVRELRNLAERVGVTVRQTGGWDAARLQRLIAHARNSAQPVPVESAAEVFVDRSKWDMNERSRVIAALDANGWRRQDTAQQLGISRKVLWEKMRKYQIFDEEPETRESE; this is encoded by the coding sequence ATGAGAACCACGCCCGCAATCGAAGAGCTCGACCTGTACGTCTGGGAAGGCAAGGCGGACATCGTCGACCGCGTCGCCCGGTGCATGGCGAGCTTCGACGTCGAAGTGATCCGCGCCGACAACGCGGAGATCTCGCCCGAGCGCGCCGCATTGCGGCCGTCGCTCGCGATCATCAGCGTGACGATGATCGAAGGCGGCGCCGCGTTCCTGCGCGACTGGCAGGCCAACATCGGCATGCCGGTGGTCTGGGTCGGCGCGGCGCGCGACCACGACGCGTCGCAGTATCCGCCCGATTATTCGCACATCCTGCCGCTCGACTTCACGTGCGCCGAGCTGCGCGGCATGATCGGCAAGCTCGTCACGCAACTGCGTGCGCACTCGGCCGAAACGTTGCAGCCGTCCGAACTCGTCGCGCACTCCGAATCGATGCAGGCGCTGCTGCACGAAGTCGATACGTTCGCCGACTGCGACACCAACGTGCTGCTGCACGGCGAAACCGGCGTCGGCAAGGAGCGCATCGCGCAACTGCTGCACGCAAAGCATTCGCGCTACCGGCACGGCGAATTCGTGCCGGTGAACTGCGGCGCAATCCCCGACGGCCTGTTCGAATCGCTGTTCTTCGGTCATGCGAAAGGATCGTTCACGGGCGCGGTTGTTGCGCATAAAGGCTATTTCGAGCAGGCGGGCGGCGGCACGCTATTCCTCGACGAAGTCGGCGATCTGCCGCTGTATCAGCAGGTCAAGCTGCTGCGCGTGCTCGAGGACGGCGCGGTGCTGCGCGTCGGCGCGACGGCGCCGGTCAAGGTCGATTTCCGGCTGGTCGCGGCGAGCAACAAGAAGCTGCCGCAGCTCGTGAAGGAGGGGCTGTTCCGTGCCGATCTCTACTACCGGCTCGCGGTGATCGAGCTGAGCATTCCGTCGCTGGAAGAGCGCGGCGCAGTCGACAAGATCGCGCTGTTCAAGTCGTTCGTTGCCCAGGTCGTCGGCGAGGAGCGGCTCGCGGAGTTGTCCGATCTGCCGTACTGGCTGACGGATTCGGTCGCGGACAGCTATTTCCCCGGCAACGTGCGCGAATTGCGCAACCTCGCCGAGCGTGTCGGCGTGACGGTGCGGCAGACGGGCGGGTGGGATGCCGCGCGGCTGCAGCGGCTGATCGCGCACGCGCGCAATTCGGCCCAACCGGTGCCGGTGGAGAGCGCGGCGGAGGTGTTCGTCGATCGCAGCAAGTGGGACATGAACGAGCGCAGCCGCGTCATTGCGGCGCTCGACGCAAACGGTTGGCGTCGTCAGGATACGGCGCAGCAGCTCGGCATCAGCCGCAAGGTACTGTGGGAAAAAATGCGCAAATATCAGATCTTTGACGAAGAGCCCGAGACACGCGAAAGCGAGTAA
- a CDS encoding DUF2968 domain-containing protein, whose translation MSHMTGLGRVSVLLALVGGMQGAFAQGLAGSDSPAVQQASAPVAAIPVIDQQGQMSVQPQAGESTGPSTVDDLQRQIQAHSLTEMRTSYNGSYGASLLFNVKDGAYFVALFQQKAFWRVIKTYDETRAEAIYRDFSRQAERLAINELRAAKLESQKAQMDKQIEVTQDRARRLQADISIARQQQAAVADRQKSVRSETVALQAQQAELQSQLRALQQQVRSLQREADAGLPTTAR comes from the coding sequence ATGAGCCATATGACGGGGTTGGGGCGGGTGAGCGTGTTGCTCGCCCTGGTGGGAGGCATGCAGGGCGCGTTTGCGCAGGGGCTGGCCGGCAGCGATTCGCCGGCGGTGCAGCAGGCGTCGGCGCCGGTGGCGGCGATTCCGGTGATCGATCAGCAGGGCCAGATGTCGGTGCAGCCGCAGGCGGGCGAGTCGACGGGGCCGAGCACGGTCGACGATCTGCAGCGCCAGATTCAGGCGCACTCGCTGACGGAAATGCGCACGAGCTACAACGGCAGCTACGGTGCGAGCCTGCTGTTCAATGTGAAGGACGGTGCGTACTTCGTCGCGCTGTTCCAGCAGAAGGCGTTCTGGCGCGTGATCAAGACGTACGACGAAACGCGCGCGGAGGCGATCTATCGCGATTTCTCGCGTCAGGCAGAGCGGCTGGCCATCAACGAACTGCGGGCGGCGAAGCTGGAATCGCAGAAGGCGCAAATGGACAAGCAGATCGAGGTCACGCAGGATCGCGCACGGCGCCTGCAGGCTGATATCTCGATCGCACGCCAGCAGCAGGCGGCGGTCGCGGATCGCCAGAAGAGTGTGCGCAGCGAGACGGTGGCATTGCAGGCGCAACAGGCCGAACTTCAGTCGCAACTGCGCGCGTTGCAGCAGCAGGTGCGTTCGTTGCAGCGTGAGGCCGATGCGGGCCTGCCGACGACGGCACGCTGA
- the hfq gene encoding RNA chaperone Hfq: protein MANPAESHPQNDFINSARKERKRVEIYLVNGIRLTGCIESFDQYLVMLRTPVGLQGIYKRAISTIQLDTGGSRPGGGGPRGPRTGGRPGGREGGGHSPYGSHGGPRESRGDGGGYGSREPREGYGSREPREGYGSREPREGYGAPREPREPRESYGAPRDSGDASGNASSSDTRGGNGPVIVTRRRRIVPDGQ, encoded by the coding sequence ATGGCCAATCCCGCAGAATCCCATCCGCAAAACGACTTCATCAATTCGGCGCGCAAGGAACGTAAGCGCGTTGAAATCTATCTCGTCAACGGCATTCGTCTGACGGGGTGCATCGAGTCGTTCGACCAGTACCTGGTGATGCTGCGCACCCCCGTGGGTCTGCAAGGCATCTACAAGCGCGCGATTTCCACCATCCAGCTCGACACCGGCGGCTCGCGCCCGGGCGGCGGCGGTCCCCGCGGGCCGCGCACCGGCGGTCGCCCCGGCGGCCGTGAAGGCGGCGGTCACAGCCCGTACGGCTCGCACGGCGGCCCGCGTGAATCGCGCGGCGACGGCGGCGGCTACGGTTCCCGCGAACCGCGTGAAGGCTATGGCTCGCGCGAACCGCGCGAAGGTTACGGCTCGCGTGAGCCGCGTGAAGGCTACGGCGCCCCGCGCGAACCCCGTGAACCGCGCGAAAGCTATGGCGCGCCGCGCGACAGCGGCGATGCTTCCGGCAACGCGTCGTCGTCGGATACACGCGGCGGCAACGGTCCGGTGATCGTCACACGCCGCCGGCGAATCGTGCCGGACGGCCAGTAA
- a CDS encoding PXPV repeat protein, which yields MNMRQWAGWVGGVALLASGSAMAHVDLSVGIGVPVAPVYVEPAPVYVAPQPAVVAYPGYGYGYYGDDDDDRYRKWRKHYYKHWRKHHGDDDDD from the coding sequence ATGAACATGAGGCAATGGGCAGGGTGGGTCGGCGGCGTGGCGTTGCTGGCTTCCGGCAGTGCAATGGCGCACGTCGACCTGTCGGTCGGCATCGGCGTACCGGTCGCGCCGGTCTATGTCGAGCCGGCACCGGTCTATGTGGCGCCGCAGCCGGCCGTCGTCGCCTATCCGGGCTACGGATACGGCTACTACGGCGATGACGACGACGATCGCTACCGGAAGTGGCGCAAGCACTATTACAAGCATTGGCGCAAGCACCACGGCGACGACGATGACGATTGA
- a CDS encoding DUF1571 domain-containing protein, producing the protein MNEGMKRRTRHAAAAAVACVLSLAHAGLHAQETADAASAAPEVALPADLAKVTREPIAQQARWLRAAAQRGTLAQLDDATLTALFKALDPLAVPLYIRNGPNGYPAYQFTMVRQERISGKWSDTPDRMLVKTTREPLRVYAKWLPGGAHAGQETIYDTTQRKDEMYGHLGGLLGKIPLWTALDGALARAQSNHQVKDLGTEFITNLYLTEGKKYLEAGVQRPTQVEAKSIGGVRVVALTYETPTGRPQFYAKKEVLGLDLHAPYFRTVESYDNDGKIFERIVIEKIAPATLDDTAFDPKNPDYAF; encoded by the coding sequence ATGAACGAAGGAATGAAGCGCCGTACGCGGCATGCGGCCGCCGCGGCAGTCGCTTGCGTGCTGTCGCTCGCGCACGCGGGCCTGCATGCGCAGGAAACGGCCGATGCCGCGAGTGCGGCACCGGAGGTCGCGCTGCCGGCGGACCTGGCGAAAGTCACGCGCGAGCCGATCGCGCAACAGGCACGCTGGCTGCGCGCGGCCGCGCAGCGCGGCACGCTCGCGCAGCTCGACGACGCGACGCTCACCGCGCTCTTCAAGGCGCTCGACCCGCTCGCCGTGCCGCTCTATATCCGAAATGGTCCTAACGGTTATCCGGCGTACCAGTTCACGATGGTGCGCCAGGAGCGCATCAGCGGGAAATGGTCCGACACGCCCGACCGCATGCTGGTGAAGACCACCCGTGAACCGCTGCGCGTATATGCAAAGTGGCTGCCGGGCGGCGCGCATGCGGGACAGGAAACCATCTACGACACGACGCAGCGCAAGGACGAGATGTACGGCCATCTCGGCGGCCTGCTCGGCAAGATTCCGCTGTGGACGGCGCTCGACGGCGCGCTGGCGCGTGCCCAGTCGAATCATCAGGTGAAGGATCTCGGCACCGAGTTCATCACGAACCTGTACCTGACCGAAGGGAAGAAGTACCTGGAAGCCGGTGTGCAACGGCCGACCCAGGTCGAAGCAAAATCGATCGGCGGCGTACGCGTCGTCGCGCTCACCTACGAGACGCCGACCGGCCGGCCGCAGTTCTACGCGAAGAAGGAAGTCCTTGGGCTCGACCTGCACGCGCCCTATTTCCGGACCGTCGAGTCCTATGACAACGACGGCAAGATCTTCGAGCGGATCGTCATCGAGAAAATCGCGCCGGCTACGCTCGACGACACCGCATTCGACCCGAAAAACCCGGACTACGCGTTCTGA
- a CDS encoding AMP-binding protein: MSSSAATTAAQIPPNTDGIWYASYPPGVPHEIDVAQYASLVQFFDECTTRFADRVAYVSAGASMTYRTLARKVDAFASYLQSLGVKPGDRVAIMLPNTFQYPVALFGTLKAGAIVVNVNPLYTVRELAHQLKDSGAQTIVVFENFARTLQDALPETQVKNIVVTALGDLLADGFNAKGRLINFVLKHVKKLVPAYHLPQAIRLRSALALGARGKPQPVQTTRDDLAFLQYTGGTTGVAKGAMLTHGNLIANLLQAKAWIADQVSGDVETVLTPLPLYHIYSLTVNAFIFMGLGGRNILIANPRDMKMVMKIIRNETFTGITGINTLYNAFLDNEEFRKRDFSKLKLAMAGGMAMQRAVAERFQQVTGRPVVEGYGLTECSPIVTMNPVDLNDMAAFSGSIGLPAPSTVVRFRREDGTWAPVGEPGELCVHGPQVMRGYWQRPDETAKVIDAEGWLGTGDIGVMDERGFIRLIDRKKDMILVSGFNVYPNEIEEVLVMHPGISEAAAIGIPDEVQGERIKVFVVRRDPSLTVEDVLAHCRKNLTGYKMPKFVEFRDALPQTNVGKILRRALRDEELAKIKAAKQG, encoded by the coding sequence ATGTCATCTTCCGCAGCAACCACAGCGGCCCAGATCCCGCCGAACACCGACGGCATCTGGTACGCGTCATATCCGCCCGGCGTCCCGCACGAAATCGACGTCGCGCAATACGCGTCGCTCGTGCAGTTCTTCGACGAATGCACGACCCGCTTCGCCGATCGCGTCGCGTACGTGAGCGCCGGCGCGTCGATGACCTATCGCACGCTCGCGCGGAAAGTCGACGCATTCGCGTCGTACCTGCAAAGCCTCGGCGTGAAGCCGGGCGATCGCGTCGCGATCATGCTGCCCAACACGTTCCAGTACCCGGTCGCGCTGTTCGGCACGCTGAAGGCCGGTGCGATCGTCGTCAACGTCAATCCGCTCTACACCGTGCGCGAACTCGCACACCAGCTGAAGGACAGCGGCGCGCAGACGATCGTCGTGTTCGAGAACTTCGCGCGCACGCTGCAGGACGCGCTGCCGGAAACGCAGGTGAAGAACATTGTCGTCACCGCGCTCGGCGATCTGCTCGCCGACGGTTTCAATGCGAAAGGACGCCTGATCAATTTCGTGCTGAAGCACGTGAAGAAGCTCGTGCCGGCCTACCACCTGCCGCAGGCCATCCGGCTGCGCTCCGCCCTCGCGCTCGGCGCGCGCGGCAAGCCGCAGCCGGTGCAGACGACGCGCGACGACCTCGCGTTCCTGCAATACACGGGCGGCACGACCGGTGTCGCGAAAGGCGCGATGCTCACGCACGGCAACCTGATCGCGAACCTGTTGCAAGCGAAGGCGTGGATCGCCGATCAAGTGTCGGGCGACGTCGAAACCGTGCTCACGCCGCTGCCGCTGTATCACATCTATTCGCTGACGGTGAACGCGTTCATCTTCATGGGACTCGGCGGGCGCAACATCCTGATCGCGAACCCGCGCGACATGAAGATGGTGATGAAGATCATCCGCAACGAAACGTTCACGGGGATCACCGGCATCAACACGCTGTACAACGCGTTCCTCGACAACGAGGAATTCCGCAAGCGCGACTTCTCGAAGCTCAAGCTCGCGATGGCCGGCGGGATGGCGATGCAGCGCGCGGTCGCGGAGCGCTTCCAGCAGGTGACGGGGCGGCCGGTCGTCGAAGGCTACGGCCTCACCGAATGCTCGCCGATCGTCACGATGAACCCCGTGGACCTGAACGACATGGCCGCGTTCAGCGGCTCGATCGGCCTGCCCGCGCCGTCGACCGTCGTGCGCTTTCGCCGCGAGGACGGCACCTGGGCGCCCGTCGGCGAGCCCGGCGAGCTGTGCGTGCACGGCCCGCAGGTGATGCGCGGCTATTGGCAGCGCCCGGACGAGACGGCGAAGGTGATCGACGCCGAAGGCTGGCTCGGCACCGGCGACATCGGCGTGATGGACGAGCGCGGTTTCATCCGCCTGATCGACCGCAAGAAGGACATGATCCTCGTGTCGGGCTTCAACGTGTATCCGAACGAGATCGAGGAAGTGCTGGTGATGCATCCGGGCATCAGCGAGGCCGCGGCGATCGGCATTCCTGACGAGGTACAGGGCGAACGGATCAAGGTGTTCGTCGTGCGCCGCGACCCGTCGCTGACGGTCGAGGACGTGCTCGCGCACTGCCGCAAGAACCTGACCGGCTACAAGATGCCGAAATTCGTCGAGTTCCGCGACGCACTGCCGCAGACGAACGTCGGCAAGATCCTGCGCCGCGCGCTGCGCGACGAGGAACTCGCCAAAATCAAGGCCGCGAAGCAAGGCTGA